The Anguilla anguilla isolate fAngAng1 chromosome 4, fAngAng1.pri, whole genome shotgun sequence genome has a window encoding:
- the galnt11 gene encoding polypeptide N-acetylgalactosaminyltransferase 11 isoform X1 encodes MLWHLLLLTITTRRYSVSPLMYTSATTLPKTEQKTSSAGAWQWNGGDARVTMGSVTLRYFCYGCLFTSVTWTLLLFLYFTLSQESPPFKYVPVPGGQSFSFQHRFQPRFTRAPGPAPLPQDPPREQPRRAPVPGRKAADLSPEMGMIFNEQDQEIRDMGYHKHAFNVLISNRLGYHRDLPDTRNEKCKEKLYPLALPSASVVICFFNEAFSALLRTVHSVLDRTPAYLLHEIILVDDNSELADLKEELDAYVRLNLPGKVKLVRNQKREGLIRGRVIGASHATGEVLVFLDSHCEVNELWLQPLLTPIKEDRRTVVCPVIDIISADTLVYSPSPIVRGGFNWGLHFKWDPVPLSELSSPDGAIAPIRSPTMAGGLFAMDRKYFNDLGQYDSGMDIWGGENLEISFRIWMCGGQLLIIPCSRVGHIFRKRRPYGSPGGQDTMAHNSLRLAHVWMDEYKEQYFALRPELRTRSYGDIGERLAVRKRLQCRSFRWYLDNIYPEMQVSAPHNKAQQPVFVNKGLRRPKVLQRGRLRNLQVNKCLVAQGRPSQKGGVVVVKGCDLNDPEQEWAYDEEHELILAGLLCLDMSEIRSSDPPRLMKCHGSGGSQQWTLGKSNRLYQVSVGQCLAVMDPLSPKGYVAMAICDGSQSQQWQLED; translated from the exons GGGCTTGGCAATGGAACGGTGGCGATGCTAGGGTTACCATGGGCAGCGTCACTCTGCGCTACTTCTGCTATGGGTGTCTCTTCACATCGGTGACCTGGaccctcctgctcttcctgtaCTTCACCCTCAGCCAGGAGAGTCCGCCCTTCAAATATGTGCCCGTCCCGGGGGGCCAGTCCTTCAGCTTCCAACACCGCTTCCAGCCCCGCTTCAcccgggccccggggcccgcgCCCCTGCCCCAGGACCCGCCCAGGGAGCAGCCCCGCAGAGCGCCCGTCCCGGGCAGGAAGGCCGCGGACCTCTCCCCGGAGATGG GTATGATCTTCAATGAGCAGGACCAGGAGATTCGAGACATGGGTTATCACAAGCATGCTTTCAACGTGCTCATAAGCAACCGTCTGGGATACCATAGAGACCTGCCTGACACTAGAAATGAAAA GTGTAAGGAGAAGCTGTACCCTCTGGCTCTGCCCTCTGCCAGCGTGGTGATCTGCTTCTTCAACGAGGCCTTCTCCGCCCTGCTGAGGACGGTGCACAGCGTGCTGGACCGCACGCCCGCCTATCTGCTGCACGAGATCATCCTGGTGGACGACAACAGCGAGCTGG CCGACCTGAAGGAGGAGCTGGACGCCTACGTCCGCCTGAACCTCCCCGGGAAGGTGAAGCTGGTGCGGAACCAGAAGCGCGAGGGCCTGATCAGGGGGCGGGTCATCGGCGCCTCTCACGCCACGG GGGAGGTGCTGGTCTTCCTGGACAGCCACTGCGAGGTGAACGAGCTGTGGCTGCAGCCGCTGCTGACTCCCATCAAGGAGGACCGGCGGACGGTGGTGTGCCCCGTCATCGACATCATCAGCGCCGACACGCTGGtctacagcccctcccccatcgtCAGAGGAGGTTTCAACTGGGGCCTGCACTTCAAGTGGGACCCTGTGCCCCTGTCAGAGCTGAGCAGCCCAGACGGAGCCATCGCACCAATCAG GTCTCCAACGATGGCCGGGGGTCTGTTCGCCATGGACAGGAAGTACTTCAACGACCTGGGGCAGTACGACAGCGGCATGGACATCTGGGGAGGGGAGAACCTGGAGATCTCATTCAGG aTCTGGATGTGCGGCGGCCAGCTCCTGATCATTCCATGCTCGAGGGTGGGGCACATTTTCCGGAAAAGACGACCCTACGGTTCGCCGGGAGGGCAGGACACCATGGCCCATAATTCCCTGCGCCTGGCCCACGTGTGGATGGACGAGTACAAG GAGCAGTACTTCGCCCTGCGGCCGGAGCTGAGGACGCGGAGCTACGGCGACATCGGCGAGCGGCTGGCCGTGCGCAAGCGGCTGCAGTGCCGCTCCTTCAGGTGGTACCTGGACAACATCTACCCCGAGATGCAGGTGTCCGCCCCTCACAACAAGGCCCAGCAGCCCGTCTTCGTCAACAAGGGGCTGAGGAGGCCGAAGGTGCTGCAGCGCGGAAGG CTCCGCAACCTGCAGGTGAACAAGTGTCTGGTGGCTCAGGGCCGCCCCAGTCAGAAGGGCGGGGTCGTGGTGGTGAAGGGCTGCGACCTCAACGACCCAGAGCAG GAGTGGGCTTACGACGAGGAGCACGAGCTGATCCTGGCCGGGCTGCTGTGCCTGGACATGTCGGAGATCCGCTCGTCCGACCCGCCCCGCCTCATGAAGTGCCACGGCTCGGGGGGGTCGCAGCAGTGGACCCTGGGG AAGAGTAACCGCCTGTACCAGGTCTCCGTCGGCCAGTGTTTGGCCGTTATGGACCCGCTCAGCCCCAAAGGGTACGTCGCCATGGCGATATGCGACGGATCGCAGTCTCAGCAATGGCAGCTGGAGGACTGA
- the galnt11 gene encoding polypeptide N-acetylgalactosaminyltransferase 11 isoform X2, whose translation MGSVTLRYFCYGCLFTSVTWTLLLFLYFTLSQESPPFKYVPVPGGQSFSFQHRFQPRFTRAPGPAPLPQDPPREQPRRAPVPGRKAADLSPEMGMIFNEQDQEIRDMGYHKHAFNVLISNRLGYHRDLPDTRNEKCKEKLYPLALPSASVVICFFNEAFSALLRTVHSVLDRTPAYLLHEIILVDDNSELADLKEELDAYVRLNLPGKVKLVRNQKREGLIRGRVIGASHATGEVLVFLDSHCEVNELWLQPLLTPIKEDRRTVVCPVIDIISADTLVYSPSPIVRGGFNWGLHFKWDPVPLSELSSPDGAIAPIRSPTMAGGLFAMDRKYFNDLGQYDSGMDIWGGENLEISFRIWMCGGQLLIIPCSRVGHIFRKRRPYGSPGGQDTMAHNSLRLAHVWMDEYKEQYFALRPELRTRSYGDIGERLAVRKRLQCRSFRWYLDNIYPEMQVSAPHNKAQQPVFVNKGLRRPKVLQRGRLRNLQVNKCLVAQGRPSQKGGVVVVKGCDLNDPEQEWAYDEEHELILAGLLCLDMSEIRSSDPPRLMKCHGSGGSQQWTLGKSNRLYQVSVGQCLAVMDPLSPKGYVAMAICDGSQSQQWQLED comes from the exons ATGGGCAGCGTCACTCTGCGCTACTTCTGCTATGGGTGTCTCTTCACATCGGTGACCTGGaccctcctgctcttcctgtaCTTCACCCTCAGCCAGGAGAGTCCGCCCTTCAAATATGTGCCCGTCCCGGGGGGCCAGTCCTTCAGCTTCCAACACCGCTTCCAGCCCCGCTTCAcccgggccccggggcccgcgCCCCTGCCCCAGGACCCGCCCAGGGAGCAGCCCCGCAGAGCGCCCGTCCCGGGCAGGAAGGCCGCGGACCTCTCCCCGGAGATGG GTATGATCTTCAATGAGCAGGACCAGGAGATTCGAGACATGGGTTATCACAAGCATGCTTTCAACGTGCTCATAAGCAACCGTCTGGGATACCATAGAGACCTGCCTGACACTAGAAATGAAAA GTGTAAGGAGAAGCTGTACCCTCTGGCTCTGCCCTCTGCCAGCGTGGTGATCTGCTTCTTCAACGAGGCCTTCTCCGCCCTGCTGAGGACGGTGCACAGCGTGCTGGACCGCACGCCCGCCTATCTGCTGCACGAGATCATCCTGGTGGACGACAACAGCGAGCTGG CCGACCTGAAGGAGGAGCTGGACGCCTACGTCCGCCTGAACCTCCCCGGGAAGGTGAAGCTGGTGCGGAACCAGAAGCGCGAGGGCCTGATCAGGGGGCGGGTCATCGGCGCCTCTCACGCCACGG GGGAGGTGCTGGTCTTCCTGGACAGCCACTGCGAGGTGAACGAGCTGTGGCTGCAGCCGCTGCTGACTCCCATCAAGGAGGACCGGCGGACGGTGGTGTGCCCCGTCATCGACATCATCAGCGCCGACACGCTGGtctacagcccctcccccatcgtCAGAGGAGGTTTCAACTGGGGCCTGCACTTCAAGTGGGACCCTGTGCCCCTGTCAGAGCTGAGCAGCCCAGACGGAGCCATCGCACCAATCAG GTCTCCAACGATGGCCGGGGGTCTGTTCGCCATGGACAGGAAGTACTTCAACGACCTGGGGCAGTACGACAGCGGCATGGACATCTGGGGAGGGGAGAACCTGGAGATCTCATTCAGG aTCTGGATGTGCGGCGGCCAGCTCCTGATCATTCCATGCTCGAGGGTGGGGCACATTTTCCGGAAAAGACGACCCTACGGTTCGCCGGGAGGGCAGGACACCATGGCCCATAATTCCCTGCGCCTGGCCCACGTGTGGATGGACGAGTACAAG GAGCAGTACTTCGCCCTGCGGCCGGAGCTGAGGACGCGGAGCTACGGCGACATCGGCGAGCGGCTGGCCGTGCGCAAGCGGCTGCAGTGCCGCTCCTTCAGGTGGTACCTGGACAACATCTACCCCGAGATGCAGGTGTCCGCCCCTCACAACAAGGCCCAGCAGCCCGTCTTCGTCAACAAGGGGCTGAGGAGGCCGAAGGTGCTGCAGCGCGGAAGG CTCCGCAACCTGCAGGTGAACAAGTGTCTGGTGGCTCAGGGCCGCCCCAGTCAGAAGGGCGGGGTCGTGGTGGTGAAGGGCTGCGACCTCAACGACCCAGAGCAG GAGTGGGCTTACGACGAGGAGCACGAGCTGATCCTGGCCGGGCTGCTGTGCCTGGACATGTCGGAGATCCGCTCGTCCGACCCGCCCCGCCTCATGAAGTGCCACGGCTCGGGGGGGTCGCAGCAGTGGACCCTGGGG AAGAGTAACCGCCTGTACCAGGTCTCCGTCGGCCAGTGTTTGGCCGTTATGGACCCGCTCAGCCCCAAAGGGTACGTCGCCATGGCGATATGCGACGGATCGCAGTCTCAGCAATGGCAGCTGGAGGACTGA